From the genome of Deltaproteobacteria bacterium, one region includes:
- a CDS encoding DUF4079 domain-containing protein → MIAWLHPLIQFLGILLSFYVLALGAVRFSVSHLGKKGRFPWKRHVALGKAVIGLWLVGMILGSWVVRALWESESGLTGWHHTLAMVMLPIMAVGFASGWLMNR, encoded by the coding sequence ATGATAGCCTGGCTCCACCCCCTCATCCAGTTCCTCGGAATACTGCTGTCCTTCTATGTCCTGGCCCTCGGGGCGGTCCGTTTCTCCGTCTCTCATCTCGGAAAAAAAGGCCGCTTTCCCTGGAAGCGCCACGTCGCCTTGGGCAAGGCCGTCATCGGCCTCTGGCTCGTGGGCATGATTCTCGGATCCTGGGTGGTCAGGGCCCTTTGGGAGTCGGAATCCGGGCTGACCGGCTGGCACCACACCCTGGCCATGGTCATGCTGCCCATCATGGCCGTTGGTTTCGCCTCGGGTTGGCTCATGAACCGG